CGGTCGCGCTCAGCAACTGTTCCGGCTCCGTGATCCGCATGCCCGACTCGCAGTCGACCGACCCCGCCCTCGTGCTCTCCAACGGCCACTGCCTGGAGACCGGCTTCCCGGCCGCGGGCGAGGTCATCGTCGACCGCCCCTCCACCCGCACCTTCTCGCTCCTGAACGGCGCGGGCACCAAGGTCGCCACGCTCCGGGCGAGCAAGATCGCGTACGGGACGATGACGGACACCGACATCTCCCTGTACGAACTGACCTCCACCTACGCCCAGATCCAGAGCTCCTACGGCATCAAGGCCCTGGAACTCAACGCCGCCCACCCCACGCAGGGCAGCGCCATCAAGGTGGTCTCCGGCTACTGGAAGCGCACGTACAGCTGCAGCATCGACGGCTTCGTCTACCGCCTCAAGGAGGGCGACTGGACCTGGAAGGACTCGGTCCGCTACACCTCCGCCTGCCAGACCATCGGCGGCACCTCGGGCTCCCCGGTGATCGACACGACGACCGGCAAGGTCGTCGCCGTCAACAACACGGGCAATGAGGACGGCGCGCGCTGCACGGAGAACAACCCGTGCGAGGTCGCCGCGGACGGCACGGTCACCGTCCGCAAGGGCATCAACTACGCGCAGGAGACGTACGGAATCGTCGCCTGCGTCGGCATCGGCAACAAGATCGACCTGACCCGCGCGGGCTGCACGCTGCCCAAGCCGTAGCCGTAGCGGATGCACAGCAGCGCCCGCCGGGGGAGCGGCGGGCGCTGCGTATCTGCGGCGGTGCGGCGGTGCGGTGGTTGCGGTGTTACGGCAGGGCGTGGACGTGCGGCCCGACCGCGTTGGACCAGGCGTTGCCCGACGAGGCGTCCCAGTTGGTCGACCAGGTCATCGCGCCGCGCAGACCCGGGTAGGTCTTCGAGGGCTTGAAGGAACCGCAGCTCGTGCCCTTGGCGAGGCAGTCGAGCGCCGCGTTCACGACCGACGGCGAGACGTAGCCGCTGCCTGCGCCGCTCGTCGAGGCCGGCACGCCGATCCCGACCTGCGAGGGGGCGAGGCCGCCCTCCAGCTGGATGCAGGCGAGCGCGGTGAGGAAGTCCACCGAACCCTGGCTGTAGACCTTGCCGTCGCAGCCGAGCATCGAACCGCTGTTGTAGTACTGCATGTTGACGACGGTCAGGATGTCCTTCACGGCCAGTGCGGTCTTGAAGTACTCGCCCGAGGTCGACTGCATGTCGATGGTCTGCGGCGCCATGGTGAGGACGAAGCCCGAACCGGCCTTGCTGGCCAGGGACTTGAGCGCCTGCGACATGTAGGTGGAGTTGAGGCCGTTCTCCAGGTCGATGTCGACGCCGTTGAAGCCGTACGTCTGCATCAGGGAGTAGACGGAGTTGGCGAAGTTCGTCGCGGAGGCGGAGTCGCTCACGCTGATCGTGCCGTTCTGGCCGCCGATGGAGATGACGACGGACTTGCCCGCGGCCTGCTTGGCGGCGATGTCGGCCTTGAACTGGGCGACGGTGTAGCCGTTCAGGCCCGCCGAGTCGAGCGTGAAGGAGACCGCGCCGGGCGTGGTCGTCGCGTCGGCGAAGGAGACGGCGATGATGTCGTACGCGGACGGGACGTCACTGATCTTCTGGACCGTGGCGCCGTTGTTGAAGTTCTGCCAGTAGCCGGTGACCGCGTGCTTGGGGACGGACCCGGCGGGCGGCGTCACCGTCGAGCTGGGGG
The sequence above is drawn from the Streptomyces sp. NBC_01465 genome and encodes:
- a CDS encoding S1 family peptidase yields the protein MKKPLVGALLSLLLLGVAAAPATAAAATSSPAPAAKAAPAAKAAPAAQAAPAVKAVDFAGTVALSNCSGSVIRMPDSQSTDPALVLSNGHCLETGFPAAGEVIVDRPSTRTFSLLNGAGTKVATLRASKIAYGTMTDTDISLYELTSTYAQIQSSYGIKALELNAAHPTQGSAIKVVSGYWKRTYSCSIDGFVYRLKEGDWTWKDSVRYTSACQTIGGTSGSPVIDTTTGKVVAVNNTGNEDGARCTENNPCEVAADGTVTVRKGINYAQETYGIVACVGIGNKIDLTRAGCTLPKP
- a CDS encoding chitinase, which gives rise to MDRAPRPHRSPRSLLLRKSWIGVATALVAAGAASLTAMATNASAADINVAKNAGFESGLTGWTCTGGTGSVVTSPVHGGSSALKGAASSSDNAQCSQTVAVQPNSTYTMSGWVQGNYVYLGASGTGTTDVSTWTPGATGWTQLSTSFKTGASTKSVTIYTHGWYGQGAYYADDITVSGPDGGGGTDPTPTPTASTSNPSTPTPTPTPTPTPSSTVTPPAGSVPKHAVTGYWQNFNNGATVQKISDVPSAYDIIAVSFADATTTPGAVSFTLDSAGLNGYTVAQFKADIAAKQAAGKSVVISIGGQNGTISVSDSASATNFANSVYSLMQTYGFNGVDIDLENGLNSTYMSQALKSLASKAGSGFVLTMAPQTIDMQSTSGEYFKTALAVKDILTVVNMQYYNSGSMLGCDGKVYSQGSVDFLTALACIQLEGGLAPSQVGIGVPASTSGAGSGYVSPSVVNAALDCLAKGTSCGSFKPSKTYPGLRGAMTWSTNWDASSGNAWSNAVGPHVHALP